The nucleotide window CCGCCGAATGCACCCTACGTCAGGTCGTTCGCAGTAAATATTGATCGCAAACGATAGAGGCTTGACATTAGACCGGATTCATATTCTACTGAACGGGTATGTCCTCCATCTCACATCAAGGGACGACGGCCCTTGTCACCGGCGCCTCCAGCGGGATCGGCCTCGAGCTCAGCCGGCTGCTGGCGCGGGACGGCTGCCGCCTCGTGCTCGTGGCGAGAGACCGTGACCGCTTGGAAAAGGCCGCGCGGGAATTGCGGGAGCGGTTCAACGTCTCCGTCAAAGTCATCCCAACGGATCTTTCGAAGCCGCAGGCGCCCGAGGCGATCGTCCGGGAGCTTGAGCATGCATCGATCGAGATCGACATTCTCGTGAACAACGCCGGCTACGCCGTCTATGGCCCCTTCCTCAAGACGGATCCTGGGGTCGAGCTCGAAATGATGCAGGTGAATATGGCGAGCCTGACTCATCTGACGAAACGGCTTCTGCCGCACATGGTCAAAACGAAAGCGGGCCGGATCATGAACGTCGCCTCGACCGCGGCCTTCGCGCCGGGGCCGTTGATGGCGGTCTATTATGCGACCAAGGCCTACGTCCTCTCCTTCTCCGAGGCGCTGGCCGACGAGCTGCGCGGAACGGGCGTCACCGTGACGGCGCTCTGCCCGGGGGCCACCGAGACCGGCTTTCAGAAAAGGGCCGGAGCGGAAGATTCGATGATGTTCAAGCCGTGGAAGGTGATGGACGCCGGGACGGTCGCCCGGGTCGGCTATGAAGGAATGATGAAGGGGAAAACGGTCGTGATCCCCGGGCTGCTGAACAAGCTGTTGGTCTTTTCGATCCGCCTCGGCCCGAGGCGTTACGTCACGCGGATCGCAAGGTTGATGCAGGAAAGACGGAAGCCGAAATCCTGAACCGTTCAGGCCGTCACGCCCAC belongs to Nitrospiria bacterium and includes:
- a CDS encoding SDR family oxidoreductase, whose product is MSSISHQGTTALVTGASSGIGLELSRLLARDGCRLVLVARDRDRLEKAARELRERFNVSVKVIPTDLSKPQAPEAIVRELEHASIEIDILVNNAGYAVYGPFLKTDPGVELEMMQVNMASLTHLTKRLLPHMVKTKAGRIMNVASTAAFAPGPLMAVYYATKAYVLSFSEALADELRGTGVTVTALCPGATETGFQKRAGAEDSMMFKPWKVMDAGTVARVGYEGMMKGKTVVIPGLLNKLLVFSIRLGPRRYVTRIARLMQERRKPKS